In the genome of Zygosaccharomyces rouxii strain CBS732 chromosome G complete sequence, the window CTCAGGTTGGATACACCAAGACATTTAAGGAGGCTAAAAGTGAATTAAAATCACAATTAAACATTCCTTCTACTTCTTTGAATGATCTGGAGCTTTTTGATTTCAGGTTAGATTTTGAAGCTGCTAAAAAAAGGTTACATAAGGTCATGGTTGACAGTCCGTACTTGCGAAAAGTCGACGAGTCTTTGTTGCATATTTCTAAGGTGATCAACTATCTTAAGCCCCTAGACGTTACGAGGAATGTGATAATAGCGCCGTTGTGCAGCTATAATAGCGGATTCTATAGGAATGGGATTATGTTCCAGGCTGTTTACAATAGCGGATCTTGTAGAAGCTTAGTGGCTGCTGGTGGTCGATACGattcattaatttcttACTTTTCAAGACCATCTGGAGACAAGAGTCACAATACTCAGAGGGCTGTGGGTTTCAACTTGGCTTGGGAAACGATTTTTAGCATTGCCCAAAATTATTTCAAGTTGGCTTCAGGAAATAgagtgaagaagagaaacaaATTTATTAGAGATAAAGCTCTTGATTGGAGACCCAGTAGATGTGATGTGCTGGTCTCCTGTTTTTCTAATTCTATTCTCAACACCACTGGGGTCAACATATTGAACACTTTatggaaaaatggtatcAGTACGGATTTTCTTCGTCACTGTTACACAGTAGATGATGTGGTTTCAGGTGCCCAAAAGGATGGTGTTGATTGGATTATTTTGATTAAACAGCAAACCTATACTTTACCAAATCACAAGAGAAAATACAAACCTTTACGTGTCAAGAATCTGCAGACTGCTTTGGATATTGATTTGGACCTTGACGAATTTCTCCATCTTTATCATCAAGAAAGGCAACCAAAGCATCTCAACGATAAGATGTTAGGTCCGGTTGACGCTGTGGAAGACTCCAAGAAAGTAGACGATGGTAGCAGTGCTGGTAGCAGTAGAGAAAGCGACGAGGACGCCGTTCCAAGTTCAACTAATCAAAAGGTTGTGTTCGTCCCAAATCCAGCCACGAGATCTAAGAAACTCAGTAAACGAGAAAAATGGGTTTATGAGGATGGTGCCAGAGCAGCTTCAAACTCCATTGTTAATAGTCTTGTTTCGGCGCCAGTCGTTACAGTGGATGCACTAAGAGATGAAACCCTGGAAATGATTTCTATTACATCCTTGGGCCAAAAGGATGAATGGCTCAAGAGAGTGTTCGGATCTGGCAACAATTCTGTGCCAAGAAGTTTTGCAACGGGTATTTACAATACTTTGTCAAAGGAAGCTTCGAAGGGTAACAAATGGGCGATTTTATATTGTCATAGAACTGGGAAGTCCTGTGTGATAGATCTTCAGAGGTAATTCGATTATTATTTGCTTTCCATGATTCCAATGAGCCTGTATATATAGATATTGCATAACGTTAACCAGTAAGTAAACTTCTGATGCGcataatgatgatgatgaactaAAAGTAACACACGTGATTCTGTTGAAGTTTAGAATTGTAGTCAAAATTGGATCAACTCTAAAAGATTCGGCCTTCAAATAAAAGGTGAAGTGATTGAAGAGCATTAAAGCCTCCTAAAAGGTTCCAAATCGCTATGAAAAGATCAGCGTATGTTTATATACTTTATTTGAGATAGTTAAGGACTACTTTGACTAACTGAGCCTAAAATTTAGCGTAATATTCGTGGAAAAGGCAACACCGGGGACTTTAACTGAATTTAAGGATATTCTTTCCAATAcgttattatcattattagaATCTTGGTCCGTTGAATTCAGAACTTATAGGTGTCTGATAAAAAATCTACCTCCAGAGGCTTCTCGACTGATGTACTCGATTACTTTCCAACATCATGATAGGAAAACTATTTTAATCAAAAACAAACTTGCTATGATTACTACCTCGAGCCCTTCAGAAGTGCCTAGGGATCTAGTAGATAATGTCTCCAGTACAAATAGCCCCGAGCCCTTCGACCAAATTTTGTCTTCGAAGCTTTCCAATATATGGAATCAGAGGCAGATCATCAAGGGAGAAGCGGGCGAAACGTTTGAGACTACAGATACCTTAGTAAGAGCAGtaaatcttttttcttATACAGGTTTCAAAGGTTTGCTTATAGAATTGACATCTCCGGAAGATGCTACCGCTGAAGAGTTCAATAAAAGTGTACAACGCATGCGAACGATGCTTGAAGGGATTGGAGCGAAGGACGTTAAAGTTTCCCAGGAAAATCTAAACCCCTCCAATTGTGATTATATTAGTGATTTAGCATATCAATACACCCGTGTTTTGGAGTTTTAAAAATATAGTGTTCCATTAAAGTATTTACacaaatcttcttttaattCGCCAATTTACTCAACAAATCTTGAATGCTGGAAGTTACAGCTGTAGACCCAACTTGATCTGAATTGGTACTAGGACCGGGAGCTTCTGGTTCGTAAGCCTCTTCTGACCCTGTCGATTGTTCAAGGGACGAGCTCTTGAGCCTTTTGGACTCTGGTTCATCAGCGGTACCCGAGAGCGGTTCACTTTCTCTCTTCGCGAGAGCAACGTTTAGTTCTGTGTTTTTTgcatcctcatcatcactgCTGCTACTACTGCTTTTgtcaccatcatcatcttcatcatcgtcgtcaTTACCAACTTCGTAAGTGGGTAATAAGTTATCATCTTGAGCAGTGGTCTCAAAATTGGAGGGATCCCTTGACCTCAAGACCAtattaatttcttctatcAGATTTTCCTCGTTGTCCAGCAATTTCTGTTGTTCCTTTAATAATTCTGTTAGGTTCTCAATGCATCTTTTCCGGTAGGATATTGATTTAGTAGCTGTATCAGTAGCTGCTTGACCAATCTTCGTCACAgtctttaaattttcttcataTACTACACTTGAAGGATCCAAGGCCTCGATCGACTTATCAAACCTTAATTTCATTACATTCGTACTTTGTTCTgctttcaaaatatcttgaTGGAGTCTCGCTAATTCAGTCAGTTTAGGAGGACTGGTCTCAGTGGCACTTTCTGACTTTTCTGCTTCCAAACTAGCCCATATATCGTTCAACACTTGATCGCTGAAAATGGCTCTATTTCTCCAAATATCACATACTCTTTTAACTTTCTGTTTCAAGTCCTTTGGAAGATCTGGATACACATTACGCAGCACTTGAGCAGCCACATTACCAAATGCAActtgaaattgaacaattttcttACCCTTAGCCTGCTGTACTACATGGTTGGTCAGATATATGCCTAGCAACTTTCTCCTAGTGTTAACACCTTTCTTAAGCATATAATTCTTCCAGCATTCTGCAATCCTTGGAGCTTCCTTGTATTGAGACAGAAGCCATTTTGATGCGCTAGAAATAGACTCTTGAGTATCTTCTAAGGTATTGAGCTTACTGACAAATTGATCCTCAGAAAATGACATTCTTGGAAGATTAATTCCTGCTCACAATGCTTCTTTTACGTCTTATTGCGCTTCCCTTGAGTAAGGAATTAATTCCATGCAAAGTCGGTGAACCTTCGGATTTGAATGATAATGCACT includes:
- the SRB2 gene encoding Srb2p (similar to uniprot|P34162 Saccharomyces cerevisiae YHR041C SRB2 RNA polymerase II holoenzyme/mediator subunit); the encoded protein is MKRSAVIFVEKATPGTLTEFKDILSNTLLSLLESWSVEFRTYRCLIKNLPPEASRLMYSITFQHHDRKTILIKNKLAMITTSSPSEVPRDLVDNVSSTNSPEPFDQILSSKLSNIWNQRQIIKGEAGETFETTDTLVRAVNLFSYTGFKGLLIELTSPEDATAEEFNKSVQRMRTMLEGIGAKDVKVSQENLNPSNCDYISDLAYQYTRVLEF
- the RTT103 gene encoding Rtt103p (similar to uniprot|Q05543 Saccharomyces cerevisiae YDR289C RTT103 Regulator of Ty1 Transposition regulator of Ty1 Transposition); this encodes MSFSEDQFVSKLNTLEDTQESISSASKWLLSQYKEAPRIAECWKNYMLKKGVNTRRKLLGIYLTNHVVQQAKGKKIVQFQVAFGNVAAQVLRNVYPDLPKDLKQKVKRVCDIWRNRAIFSDQVLNDIWASLEAEKSESATETSPPKLTELARLHQDILKAEQSTNVMKLRFDKSIEALDPSSVVYEENLKTVTKIGQAATDTATKSISYRKRCIENLTELLKEQQKLLDNEENLIEEINMVLRSRDPSNFETTAQDDNLLPTYEVGNDDDDEDDDGDKSSSSSSDDEDAKNTELNVALAKRESEPLSGTADEPESKRLKSSSLEQSTGSEEAYEPEAPGPSTNSDQVGSTAVTSSIQDLLSKLAN